The proteins below are encoded in one region of Xenopus laevis strain J_2021 chromosome 8L, Xenopus_laevis_v10.1, whole genome shotgun sequence:
- the nexmif.L gene encoding neurite extension and migration factor, with amino-acid sequence MDSQEEKDPAVHGASTLLINGINENDLHDPENNVKSYNAADAAVTFPALTQKETHVCHRALPPISSKETCLLSPPSPLRLSDAADHVACDPSAQAISLTTCVTKGLSAWSLPSESEKTQFTIMEPGAISALTDDCLMQQSRTCLGCFIETKDGVDPEPGVSLKMGDINRDYDTCPVSDIGIHCMSTGDNLKYGDQLLSDQLLSFPVHKSEEVDKRDTEKPSDSDSEDPTQKNYYDGLLLDKCNGEEALLTNVNQEWGYFESFISESKIELLDLCSKNELSVNLFSEEDVDNYMFDDDDSTLGSDVCSLKIRYESFQDNVREKTTALQEDAQFNFFPSVFSNCTKKESKSSRKKAMDPSNFKLEEGGIWEDDDDDDEEEIEEESVEVKSNMNKSSGSMDVVQYISTKRNHFLDSVNSAEDSGEYSDDSSCSESSYDVLGDIKDCSRYLSREHSHSLIQPNYGLREKRKVRYSEDYLYDMDSLENEKVVEKKEEAPVGLKEEDDDDWCPKKRRKVYRKEPPVIIKYIIVNRFKGEKHMLVKLGKLDANETTVTLNDVQLGKYEKLAPLKDYWVEHQRNASAMHGKTNPDGSENPVPPRKRKGQLANRHRLQRIQTIEQPLIREGLSSYENRQACSSKDDASLNDLHTLAIENPNCIKRLHLGDVISDVAPVRSRTLERELKNKERKVVRRIKFKSEARLKCKQLKLEQVDDINVQDTSAVYPAMENQNSTTLIKEEAIHCASDNTHLSQCHADNDAKNSSFLQATCSPDKPVPSAHITTNVPVLPGGYLQTLLDASDSSSSTGITYFSPHPLGQQSLHVIQTEKQFNSLQLAQSCVLSPPSESELQQSPHHLDMEQNFPDMWHGKSSSSQTEFIANLREVSVISGAFTGSTAVSDADITASGYSQVHPNTTKQLYHKIYLPEDQIQQDDSYQPCHYSNGDGRFTLQRGTLTTDNGRLISFDSVGSLSVGSSNYSSLSLKSCEKDGEDEISDDFLAHCSPKLVIQQSIDEITPLKESTDLLDISNFTPDKFRHSSLSEMSPPDTPNLSPQIAGPEVKSVANLKGFQNGNQAVHSSPEKTKWNCTVHPSQEQNNNGFALNNHQFQFHMFNDEDSVSVLEKGPCLTAFDETAGAITSNSKASKSKKKTTASRNAGCNQSSPPKSTKKKSPKVNKGADKTQVKAPRQAGPKSSKKGKNDKSQSAGSRTGQLNSALPTSKADTMQHFGPGASKAGKQNNWTSEKSGGWPNSKKGNANNLIDDDQREFEEPSNILSNIASGMADVQRFMMASMEPFYSPVCHNNIPDILVSPESNSLKLKTLKILAGTPQELKKKINGSSAGSTKKSANKGSGKKLGVFDPSCPLGYGANLHSAFFDKNFGNLSILTNTVPTHKKLYRHKSTSKTLREENFKGKRLDQAHKDPSVTIALEKLR; translated from the coding sequence ACCTGCATGATCCCGAAAATAATGTGAAGTCCTACAATGCTGCAGATGCTGCTGTTACTTTTCCTGCCTTAACGCAGAAGGAAACCCATGTTTGTCACAGAGCATTGCCCCCCATCAGTTCCAAGGAAACCTGCTTACTGAGCCCTCCATCTCCATTGAGGTTGTCCGATGCAGCTGATCACGTTGCCTGTGACCCCTCTGCACAGGCCATTTCCCTGACAACCTGTGTGACCAAGGGCTTGAGTGCCTGGTCCTTGCCCAGTGAaagtgaaaaaacacaatttaccaTCATGGAACCTGGGGCAATATCTGCACTTACCGACGACTGTTTGATGCAACAAAGTCGGACATGTCTAGGCTGCTTTATAGAAACGAAAGATGGCGTTGACCCAGAGCCAGGAGTAAGTCTAAAAATGGGAGATATAAACAGGGACTATGATACTTGTCCAGTATCGGACATTGGGATTCACTGCATGAGCACAGGGGATAATTTAAAATATGGAGACCAGCTGCTTTCTGACCAGCTCCTCAGCTTTCCTGTTCATAAGTCCGAGGAAGTAGACAAAAGAGACACAGAAAAACCATCTGACAGTGACTCAGAGGACCCCACACAAAAGAATTATTATGATGGGCTTCTGCTGGACAAGTGCAATGGGGAGGAGGCTCTGCTAACCAACGTAAACCAAGAGTGGGGCTACTTTGAGTCGTTTATCAGTGAAAGTAAGATTGAACTTCTAGACTTGTGCTCCAAGAATGAGCTGTCAGTTAACTTATTTTCGGAAGAAGATGTTGATAATTACATGTTTGATGACGATGACTCTACACTGGGTAGTGATGTTTGTTCTCTTAAGATCAGATATGAGTCATTCCAGGACAATGTGAGAGAAAAGACGACTGCCCTCCAGGAGGATGCCCAGTTTAATTTTTTCCCAAGTGTCTTCTCCAACTGCACTAAAAAGGAAAGCAAAAGCTCAAGAAAGAAAGCAATGGACCCTTCAAATTTCAAACTCGAGGAAGGGGGAATCTGGgaagatgatgatgacgatgatgaagaagaaattgAAGAAGAGAGCGTGGAAGTTAAATCCAACATGAATAAATCTAGTGGAAGCATGGATGTGGTACAATATATCAGCACAAAAAGAAATCACTTTTTGGATTCAGTCAATTCGGCTGAAGACTCGGGAGAGTACAGCGATGACAGCTCATGCAGTGAGTCTTCATATGATGTTCTGGGAGACATTAAGGACTGTAGCAGGTATTTGTCCCGTGAGCACTCTCATTCACTCATCCAACCAAATTATGGTCTTAGAGAAAAGAGAAAAGTCAGGTACAGCGAAGACTATTTGTATGACATGGATTCCTTGGAGAATGAGAAAGttgtggagaagaaggaagaAGCTCCAGTTGGCCTCAaagaagaagatgatgatgactggtgccccaaaaaaagaaggaaagtgtATAGAAAGGAGCCTCCAGttattataaaatacatcattgtcaacaggtttaaaggggaaaagcATATGCTTGTCAAACTTGGCAAGCTCGACGCCAATGAAACTACAGTTACTCTGAATGATGTCCAACTTGGAAAATATGAAAAGCTTGCACCCCTCAAAGACTACTGGGTGGAACATCAAAGGAACGCATCAGCCATGCATGGAAAAACTAATCCTGATGGGTCTGAAAACCCTGTCCCACCCAGAAAGAGAAAAGGGCAGTTAGCAAATAGACACAGGCTGCAGAGGATACAAACCATTGAACAACCATTGATCAGAGAGGGCCTTTCCTCCTATGAAAACAGACAAGCATGCAGTAGCAAAGATGATGCCAGCCTTAATGACTTGCATACATTAGCCATAGAAAACCCGAACTGCATTAAAAGATTGCATTTAGGTGATGTGATTTCAGATGTTGCTCCAGTGCGGAGCAGAACTTTAGAAAGAGAGCTTAAAAACAAAGAGAGGAAGGTAGTTCGTAGAATCAAGTTTAAAAGTGAAGCCAGACTGAAGTGCAAACAGCTCAAACTGGAGCAGGTAGATGACATTAATGTTCAAGATACAAGTGCAGTCTATCCAGCTATGGAAAATCAGAACTCCACAACTCTTATAAAAGAGGAAGCAATTCATTGTGCATCAGACAATACCCATCTATCTCAATGCCATGCTGATAATGATGctaaaaattcttcttttttacAAGCCACCTGCTCTCCCGACAAGCCAGTACCATCTGCTCACATAACTACCAATGTACCCGTTCTCCCTGGCGGCTATCTGCAGACATTGTTAGATGCATCAGATTCATCTAGCAGCACTGGCATCACATACTTTTCACCACATCCCTTGGGGCAGCAATCACTCCATGTcatacagacagaaaaacagtttAATTCTCTCCAACTTGCACAGAGCTGTGTTCTTTCACCCCCTTCCGAATCTGAGCTTCAGCAATCACCCCATCACTTAGATATGGAACAGAACTTCCCTGATATGTGGCATGGAAAGTCCTCGAGTAGTCAAACTGAGTTCATTGCAAACCTTAGGGAAGTGTCCGTCATATCTGGGGCATTCACAGGCTCTACAGCTGTATCTGATGCAGACATCACTGCTTCTGGATATAGTCAAGTTCATCCAAATACCACCAAACAGCTGTACCACAAAATATATTTGCCTGAGGACCAGATTCAGCAAGATGACTCTTACCAACCTTGTCATTATAGCAATGGAGATGGGCGCTTCACTCTACAGAGAGGGACGCTTACCACAGACAATGGAAGGCTTATTAGTTTTGACTCAGTAGGCTCATTGTCTGTTGGTTCCAGTAATTACAGCTCATTGAGTTTGAAGTCATGTGAAAAGGATGGTGAGGATGAAATTAGCGATGATTTCCTAGCCCACTGTAGCCCCAAACTTGTCATACAGCAGAGCATTGATGAAATCACACCATTAAAAGAGTCCACTGACCTTTTAGACATCTCCAATTTCACCCCTGATAAGTTTAGGCACTCTTCACTTTCTGAAATGTCCCCACCTGACACCCCTAACCTCTCCCCCCAGATTGCAGGTCCAGAAGTAAAGTCTGTCGCTAACCTAAAGGGCTTCCAGAATGGCAACCAGGCGGTGCACAGCAGCCCAGAGAAAACCAAGTGGAACTGTACTGTGCATCCTTCTCAGGAGCAGAACAATAATGGCTTTGCACTGAATAATCACCAGTTCCAGTTCCACATGTTTAATGATGAGGATTCTGTGAGTGTTTTGGAAAAGGGCCCATGTTTAACTGCATTTGATGAAACTGCAGGGGCCATTACCAGCAACAGTAAAGCATCAAAGtctaaaaagaaaacaacagcCAGCAGAAATGCCGGTTGCAACCAAAGCTCTCCTCCAAAAAGTACCAAGAAAAAATCCCCCAAAGTTAACAAAGGTGCAGATAAAACGCAAGTAAAAGCTCCTCGGCAAGCAGGTCCAAAGTCGtccaaaaaaggcaaaaatgacAAGAGCCAAAGTGCAGGCAGCCGAACAGGCCAGTTGAACAGTGCACTCCCCACATCCAAGGCTGACACCATGCAGCATTTTGGACCTGGTGCTTCGAAGGCAGGAAAGCAGAACAACTGGACGTCTGAAAAAAGTGGTGGGTGGCCTAATTCAAAGAAAGGAAATGCCAACAATCTGATTGATGATGACCAAAGGGAGTTTGAAGAACCATCTAATATTCTGTCCAACATTGCATCTGGCATGGCTGATGTTCAAAGGTTCATGATGGCCTCAATGGAGCCTTTTTATAGTCCTGTTTGCCATAACAACATTCCTGATATCTTGGTGTCTCCAGAGTCCAACAGCTTGAaactaaaaactctaaaaattcttgCTGGGACCCCACAGGAGCTCAAAAAGAAGATAAATGGCAGCTCAGCTGGGAGCACAAAGAAGTCTGCAAACAAGGGCTCAGGTAAGAAGTTAGGGGTGTTTGACCCCAGCTGCCCTCTGGGTTATGGAGCAAACCTTCACTCCGCCTTTTTTGATAAGAACTTTGGAAACCTAAGTATTTTAACCAATACTGTACCGACTCACAAAAAGCTGTACCGTCACAAGTCAACATCGAAAACGTTAAGGGAagaaaattttaaagggaaaagatTGGACCAAGCCCATAAGGACCCTTCGGTCACAATTGCGCTCGAAAAACTGAGGTAA
- the LOC121397023 gene encoding uncharacterized protein LOC121397023, which yields MASGRLQQKFHLQTSNMKGICEMTNDIKSFSLNDCSKGNQGYYRVLLQLFGFLGHGKSSFINTCKYVLEDQEYNMYADVSNTFGGNTTARITYTLTKTLMLVDNRGCSKLDDYETGEIFAQLANLLPVDKEVEWSRGFELTERIIKAEKLVKSSDFIFPIFVFSVKKGLQPQEVPGIQQLLEFARDVTEIFPVVVLTHKTHGDVNDMERAFKNMGVEWLISLENFTPEDHIRTKGRHEGVLKFFCEVIKDVQFRLERMGDPDEQREQRKLKVLRFISDREVRNKLKEVAIEMRKKEQEIELRREEELRKRLMQIISSSPPRSSSLSCIVL from the exons ATGGCATCAGGTAGACTTCAGCAAAAATTTCATCTACAAACATCAAACATGAAAGGAATCTGTGAAATGACAAATGATATTAAAAGCTTCAGCCTTAATGACTGCTCCAAAGGAAATCAAGGGTACTACCGAGTTCTCCTCCAGCTCTTTGGTTTTTTAGGACACGGCAAATCCTCCTTCATCAACACCTGCAAGTACGTCTTGGAAGACCAGGAATACAACATGTATGCAGATGTCTCGAACACATTTGGTGGGAACACAACAGCCAGAATAACATATACGCTGACAAAAACACTAATGCTGGTGGATAACCGTGGCTGCTCCAAGTTGGATGATTATGAAACAGGAGAGATTTTTGCTCAGCTGG caaATTTGTTACCCGTGGATAAAGAAGTGGAGTGGAGCAGAGGGTTTGAGCTCACTGAGAGAATTATAAAGGCTGAGAAACTGGTGAAATCATCAGACTTCATCTTCCCAATCTTTGTGTTCAG TGTGAAGAAAGGACTGCAACCACAGGAGGTGCCAGGGATCCAGCAGTTGCTTGAATTTGCTAGAGATGTAACAG AAATATTTCCTGTTGTTGTCCTCACCCATAAGACTCATGGGGATGTGAATGATATGGAGAGAGCATTTAAAAACATGGGAGTGGAGTGGCTGATTTCACTTGAAAATTTCACACCTGAAGACCACATAAGGACAAAAGGAAGACACGAGGGAGTCCTAAAGTTCTTCTGCGAAGTGATTAAAGATGTTCAGTTTCGCCTGGAGCGAATGGGGGACCCGGATGAACAAAGGGAGCAACGGAAGCTAAAGGTGCTCAGATTCATATCTGACAGAGAAGTGAGAAATAAACTGAAGGAGGTCGCAATAGAAATGCGAAAGAAAGAACAGGAGATAGAATTGAGAAGGGAAGAGGAGTTGAGAAAACGGCTGATGCAAATAATCAGTTCAAGCCCTCCTAGATCATCTTCTCTTTCCTGCATTGTATTGTAA